The following coding sequences are from one Granulicella arctica window:
- a CDS encoding response regulator: protein MKIDITDIVNQEPAAEKPVSLLLLDDELVNLTLRATFLRKHGYLCLTASTYEEALELFDQIDIAVLDYHLGAGKFGSDVAALLRKSRPNVPIIILSSTLEHYFGGAEDMHLLKGHSSTEDLLEALQLLEAKRRGTPVVVDAPQFFYTRICHAIGPDVLIQFFDEKGTWVYCNEAAAEYLGRDRDWFPGRSIHAEMPRTLRDWQSIIIDVLSLHNTYIARSRKGLLNVSEDLTEDLTWSILAFPTTLHDGRPGVILTARLLTPALSPP from the coding sequence GTGAAAATTGACATCACAGACATCGTCAATCAAGAACCGGCAGCCGAAAAGCCAGTAAGCCTTCTTCTGCTCGACGACGAGCTCGTAAACCTCACCCTGCGAGCCACATTTCTCCGCAAGCACGGTTATCTCTGCCTGACCGCCTCCACCTACGAAGAAGCGCTCGAGCTCTTCGACCAGATCGATATCGCCGTCCTCGACTACCATCTCGGTGCCGGAAAGTTCGGCAGCGACGTCGCGGCCCTCCTGCGCAAAAGCCGCCCCAACGTCCCCATCATCATCCTCTCCTCAACCCTCGAGCACTACTTCGGCGGAGCCGAGGACATGCACCTGCTCAAGGGACACAGCTCGACCGAAGATCTGCTCGAGGCTCTCCAACTGCTCGAAGCCAAACGTCGCGGAACCCCAGTCGTCGTCGATGCGCCTCAGTTCTTCTACACGCGCATCTGCCACGCCATCGGTCCGGACGTCCTCATCCAGTTCTTTGACGAAAAAGGGACCTGGGTCTATTGCAACGAAGCCGCAGCCGAATATCTCGGCCGCGATCGCGACTGGTTCCCCGGCCGCAGCATCCACGCCGAGATGCCGCGCACCTTGCGCGACTGGCAAAGCATCATCATCGACGTTCTCTCTCTCCACAACACCTACATCGCCCGCAGCCGCAAAGGATTGCTCAACGTCTCCGAGGACCTCACCGAAGATCTCACCTGGAGCATCCTGGCCTTCCCCACCACCCTCCACGATGGCCGCCC
- a CDS encoding cytochrome c oxidase subunit 3 gives MPAIITPIGTEHEKKKRRVDDHDSGHGRRPPNDKNDKRTGGGGDNDGWNSPSQGRRGPREKLSRFRLFVFFALAGDLMFFVAIVSAFFVSQASSHFDAYNHYVNQWLPTAVPPILWLNTAALILSSLTMEIARRHMFREVDVMDEWLGLGKPSTRNAMPWLAATVALGIAFLIGQWIAWNQLATQHVFFRSNPSSHFFFLITGVHGFHLILGVAALIGALIALYASKQMENRQVFVDCAAWYWHSMGLFWIFLFVLLAFFQ, from the coding sequence ATGCCGGCCATCATCACGCCCATTGGCACAGAACATGAAAAGAAGAAGCGCCGTGTCGATGATCACGATAGCGGTCACGGTCGCCGCCCGCCCAACGATAAGAACGACAAGCGCACCGGCGGCGGTGGCGACAACGACGGCTGGAACAGCCCTTCCCAGGGCCGTCGCGGCCCCCGCGAAAAACTAAGCCGCTTCCGCCTCTTCGTCTTCTTCGCCCTCGCAGGCGACCTCATGTTCTTCGTCGCCATCGTCAGCGCCTTCTTCGTCTCCCAGGCCTCCAGCCACTTCGACGCCTACAACCACTATGTCAATCAGTGGCTCCCCACTGCGGTCCCGCCCATCCTCTGGCTCAACACCGCGGCCCTCATACTCAGCTCCCTCACCATGGAGATCGCCCGCCGCCACATGTTCCGCGAAGTCGACGTCATGGACGAGTGGCTCGGCCTCGGCAAACCCAGCACCCGCAACGCAATGCCATGGCTCGCGGCAACCGTCGCCCTCGGCATCGCCTTCCTCATCGGCCAGTGGATCGCCTGGAACCAGCTCGCCACGCAACACGTCTTCTTCCGTTCAAACCCCAGCAGTCACTTCTTCTTCCTCATCACCGGCGTCCACGGCTTCCATCTCATCCTCGGAGTAGCCGCACTCATCGGCGCACTCATCGCCCTCTACGCCTCCAAACAGATGGAAAACCGTCAGGTCTTCGTCGACTGCGCCGCCTGGTACTGGCACTCCATGGGCCTCTTCTGGATCTTCCTCTTCGTTCTCCTCGCCTTCTTCCAATAG
- a CDS encoding CCA tRNA nucleotidyltransferase: protein MADYIYLLENRLSAGQQAALQIVREVAREQGLTVFLVGGAVRDLTSGSPVRDLDVVVQGNALKLKKQIELAGGVITGEAAATHALFVRFPGGVRMEIGSTLSVTYPKPGKPVVKTATILDDLRRRDFTVNAMALSLNAGSYGLLMDPLNGVADIENRQLRLVSNYGFIEDPVRMIRAVRFAARLGWAMDEKTQSRYDTGKQENYIAAMDQFHRGYETEEIFHEEDPLRILRKLEEEGWMKQLFPALTVAKANATELEKLREVQTQLQMRGIHPEAAAANFPLLTAKLSAKEVAELKHSFVRPGFVKEIESLEHEAKEFAAQLTGKGAAAPSDAWKLLGSAKPEAVLWVAYSSKSSAIQTKLKSYYTEWPQARNKIPYTLMQEMRIVPDLAGFDELVEKLFFALMDGKLGTVEEMKAFLESYSPPAPPPTVHLRRPRAAKKDAKGAKARKKAAAAAEAEDEVDADEDVDLDLEDADAVEDGDDEDEESDELDEKIPPPVKAAPAPKAAPVKTVAVKVAPVKAVAPVAAKAAVKATPLKVVAKKAAPAPAKKAVAPVKKAAAPAKKAAPAPAKPVTKKVAAPAKKVVPVKQVKKPAVPVKKVVVKAPVKAAPAKKSAAPAKKPVPAKKAVKVAAKKKR from the coding sequence ATGGCCGATTACATCTATCTGCTTGAAAACCGGCTCTCCGCCGGCCAGCAGGCAGCACTTCAGATTGTGCGCGAGGTTGCGCGTGAGCAGGGACTAACGGTGTTTCTGGTGGGTGGCGCGGTACGCGATCTTACCAGCGGCTCTCCGGTTCGCGATCTGGATGTGGTGGTTCAGGGGAATGCCCTCAAGCTAAAGAAACAGATTGAGTTAGCCGGTGGTGTCATTACCGGCGAGGCGGCGGCGACTCATGCACTCTTTGTGCGGTTTCCGGGCGGCGTGCGGATGGAGATCGGCAGCACGCTGTCGGTTACCTATCCAAAGCCGGGCAAGCCGGTGGTGAAGACGGCGACAATTCTGGACGACCTGCGTCGGCGCGACTTTACGGTGAACGCCATGGCGCTGTCGCTGAACGCTGGGTCATATGGCCTGCTGATGGACCCGCTGAACGGTGTGGCGGATATCGAGAACCGGCAGTTGCGGTTGGTGAGCAACTACGGCTTTATCGAGGACCCGGTGCGGATGATCCGCGCGGTGCGGTTTGCGGCACGGCTGGGTTGGGCGATGGACGAGAAGACGCAGTCGCGCTACGACACCGGCAAGCAGGAAAACTATATCGCGGCGATGGATCAGTTCCATCGCGGATATGAGACGGAGGAGATCTTCCACGAGGAAGATCCTCTGCGGATTCTGCGGAAGCTGGAGGAGGAGGGCTGGATGAAGCAGCTCTTCCCGGCGTTGACGGTGGCGAAGGCCAATGCGACGGAGCTGGAGAAGCTGCGTGAGGTCCAGACGCAGTTGCAGATGCGGGGGATTCATCCTGAGGCGGCGGCGGCGAATTTTCCGCTGCTGACGGCGAAGCTTTCGGCGAAGGAGGTTGCGGAGCTGAAGCACAGCTTCGTGCGGCCGGGGTTTGTGAAGGAGATCGAATCGCTTGAGCACGAGGCGAAGGAGTTTGCGGCGCAGTTGACGGGGAAGGGAGCTGCGGCACCTTCGGATGCGTGGAAGCTGCTGGGCTCGGCTAAGCCGGAGGCGGTGCTGTGGGTGGCGTATTCGTCGAAGAGTAGCGCGATCCAGACGAAGCTGAAGAGCTATTACACGGAGTGGCCGCAGGCTCGGAACAAGATTCCTTACACGCTGATGCAGGAGATGCGGATCGTGCCGGATCTGGCGGGGTTCGATGAGCTGGTGGAGAAGCTGTTTTTCGCGTTGATGGATGGGAAGCTGGGGACGGTTGAGGAGATGAAGGCGTTTCTTGAGAGCTACTCGCCGCCTGCTCCGCCGCCGACGGTGCATTTGCGCCGTCCTCGCGCTGCCAAGAAGGATGCGAAGGGCGCGAAGGCTCGGAAGAAAGCTGCCGCCGCTGCTGAGGCAGAGGATGAAGTGGATGCCGATGAGGATGTCGACCTCGATCTAGAGGATGCGGATGCGGTGGAGGATGGGGACGACGAGGATGAGGAGTCAGATGAGCTGGATGAGAAGATTCCTCCTCCGGTGAAGGCTGCACCTGCTCCGAAGGCCGCGCCTGTGAAGACTGTGGCTGTGAAGGTGGCTCCGGTGAAGGCTGTTGCTCCGGTTGCGGCTAAGGCTGCTGTGAAAGCGACTCCGCTTAAGGTTGTGGCGAAGAAGGCTGCTCCGGCTCCTGCGAAGAAAGCTGTTGCTCCGGTGAAGAAGGCTGCGGCTCCTGCGAAGAAGGCTGCTCCTGCTCCGGCTAAACCGGTGACGAAGAAGGTGGCGGCTCCTGCGAAGAAGGTCGTTCCGGTGAAGCAGGTGAAGAAGCCTGCGGTTCCGGTAAAGAAGGTAGTGGTGAAGGCTCCTGTGAAGGCTGCTCCGGCTAAGAAGAGCGCTGCTCCGGCGAAGAAGCCGGTGCCTGCGAAGAAGGCTGTGAAGGTGGCTGCGAAGAAGAAGCGGTAG
- a CDS encoding cytochrome c oxidase subunit I: MIPNQKSANPHALRPRLSFLRRYIFTTDHHVIGLQYLALALVAVAVGSTLSLLMRLHLSWPNLALPFHGPILPEDYLALVTLHGTIMLFFVLTTAPQSGFGNLILPAQIGSRTMAFPLLNAASFWITAAALLTLLMSTFAQGGAAISGWTAYPPLSAVASAGPGQALGMDLWLLSIGLFAIASTIASINTLVTIINLRCDGMTWERLPLTVWGWFTAALLSILAFSVLLAALVLLFCDRHAGTSFFLPAGDLVNGTLHSGGNGSPLLWLHLFWFFGHPEVYIAILPGMGLTSMLLANFSRRKVFAYRTMILTTLLIGFLGILVWGHHMFVAGLNPFAGTAFSISTIAIAIPSTAKVLSWLATTWRSRPHLTTAMLFSLGFVSLFITGGLTGPILAQPILDQYLHNTFFVVAHFHFIMAMAGIFGLFSATYYWFPLVTGRMMSESLGRLHFWGTFLGAYTTFLPMHITGLAAEPRHYAQLTGIPGTAAASLLAHGSIPLQSHITYSAIFLASVQILFFINLIHSSHHGLPATGNPWQATTLEWHPELAPFSDQFASNERIAVVRAPCAYSDTSFQTQWDTGHNPE, translated from the coding sequence ATGATCCCCAATCAAAAGTCAGCGAATCCCCACGCCCTACGCCCCAGGCTCTCCTTCCTCCGACGCTATATCTTCACGACCGATCACCACGTCATCGGCCTCCAATACCTCGCCCTCGCCCTCGTCGCCGTCGCCGTCGGAAGCACCCTCTCGCTCCTCATGCGCCTCCACCTCAGTTGGCCGAATCTCGCACTTCCCTTCCACGGCCCCATCCTCCCCGAAGACTACCTCGCCCTCGTCACCCTCCACGGGACGATCATGCTCTTCTTCGTCCTCACCACCGCGCCCCAGTCCGGCTTCGGCAACCTCATCCTTCCCGCGCAGATCGGCTCGCGCACCATGGCCTTCCCTCTGCTCAACGCCGCCTCCTTCTGGATCACCGCCGCCGCGCTCCTCACTCTACTCATGTCCACCTTCGCTCAGGGAGGAGCCGCCATCTCCGGCTGGACCGCCTACCCACCACTCTCTGCCGTCGCCAGCGCGGGTCCTGGACAAGCTCTCGGCATGGACCTCTGGCTCCTCAGCATCGGCCTCTTCGCCATAGCCTCCACCATCGCCTCCATCAACACCCTCGTCACCATCATCAATCTCCGCTGCGACGGCATGACCTGGGAGCGCCTCCCCCTCACCGTCTGGGGATGGTTCACCGCTGCCCTCCTCAGCATCCTCGCCTTCTCCGTCCTGCTCGCCGCCCTCGTCCTGCTCTTCTGCGACCGCCACGCCGGAACCAGCTTCTTCCTCCCCGCAGGCGATCTCGTCAACGGCACGCTGCACTCCGGCGGCAACGGCTCACCACTCCTCTGGCTCCATCTCTTCTGGTTCTTCGGACATCCCGAGGTCTACATCGCCATCCTTCCCGGCATGGGCCTCACCTCCATGCTCCTGGCAAACTTCTCCCGCAGAAAAGTCTTCGCCTACCGGACCATGATCCTCACAACGCTCCTCATTGGCTTCCTGGGCATCCTCGTCTGGGGACACCACATGTTCGTCGCCGGGCTCAACCCCTTCGCCGGAACCGCCTTCTCCATCTCCACCATCGCCATCGCCATCCCCTCCACCGCCAAAGTCCTAAGCTGGCTCGCGACCACCTGGCGCAGCCGCCCACACCTCACCACCGCCATGCTCTTCTCCCTCGGCTTCGTCTCTCTCTTCATCACCGGAGGACTCACCGGCCCCATCCTCGCCCAACCCATCCTCGACCAATACCTCCACAACACCTTCTTCGTCGTCGCCCACTTCCACTTCATCATGGCGATGGCCGGTATCTTCGGTCTCTTCAGCGCCACCTACTACTGGTTCCCTCTCGTCACCGGCCGCATGATGTCCGAATCCCTCGGACGCCTCCACTTCTGGGGAACCTTCCTCGGCGCCTACACCACCTTCCTTCCCATGCACATCACCGGCCTAGCCGCCGAACCCCGCCACTACGCGCAGCTCACCGGCATCCCCGGCACCGCCGCAGCCAGCCTCCTCGCCCACGGCTCCATCCCTCTCCAGAGCCACATCACCTACTCCGCCATCTTCCTCGCCAGCGTGCAGATTCTCTTCTTCATCAACCTCATTCACAGCTCCCACCACGGCCTCCCCGCCACCGGCAATCCCTGGCAAGCCACAACCCTCGAATGGCACCCCGAATTAGCTCCCTTTTCGGATCAATTTGCATCCAATGAACGAATCGCGGTCGTTCGTGCTCCATGCGCCTACAGCGATACCTCTTTCCAAACGCAATGGGACACCGGCCACAATCCGGAGTAA
- a CDS encoding carboxymuconolactone decarboxylase family protein codes for MDLRLAYDKLSPDAYKGLYATYAQVSNGSLGKALFELINMRVSQINGCAYCMERHAIALRAEGESDQRIDTLAGWRISPHFTSRERTALAWADAVTEITDGQAPDALFLALKEHFSDVEISDLTFAIAVMNALNRLAISMRR; via the coding sequence ATGGATCTTCGACTGGCTTACGATAAACTCTCTCCCGATGCGTACAAGGGGCTCTATGCAACCTATGCGCAGGTTAGTAATGGTTCGCTCGGCAAGGCTCTTTTTGAGCTGATTAATATGCGGGTCTCTCAGATTAATGGCTGCGCTTATTGCATGGAGCGACATGCGATCGCGCTTCGCGCTGAAGGAGAATCAGACCAGCGTATCGATACACTCGCTGGTTGGCGCATCAGCCCACATTTCACCAGTCGGGAACGCACTGCGCTTGCCTGGGCGGACGCAGTCACGGAGATTACGGACGGCCAGGCGCCCGACGCGCTGTTCCTCGCGCTCAAAGAGCACTTTTCGGATGTGGAGATCTCTGACCTTACGTTTGCAATTGCTGTTATGAATGCGCTCAATCGTCTTGCGATCAGCATGCGTCGATAA
- the cynS gene encoding cyanase, whose amino-acid sequence MLSREVVSAKVLSEKVARGLTWKGIAAELGSGSDLLYTAALLGQSVLTVEEAAKAAEILGLTEEEARWLTLSPERGAAAIMPPTDPLIYRFYELIQNYGTTWKALIEEEFGDGIMSAIDFNMSIEREADPKGDRVKIAMSGKFLPFKRF is encoded by the coding sequence ATGTTGAGTCGTGAGGTGGTGTCGGCGAAGGTGCTGAGCGAGAAGGTGGCGCGCGGTTTGACGTGGAAGGGGATTGCGGCTGAGTTGGGTTCGGGGTCGGATCTGCTGTATACGGCAGCGTTGCTGGGGCAGTCGGTGCTGACGGTGGAGGAGGCGGCGAAGGCGGCGGAGATTCTTGGGTTGACGGAGGAGGAGGCGCGGTGGCTGACGCTTTCTCCGGAGCGCGGGGCTGCGGCGATTATGCCGCCGACCGATCCGCTGATCTACCGGTTCTATGAGTTGATCCAGAACTATGGGACGACGTGGAAGGCGCTGATCGAGGAGGAGTTTGGGGATGGGATTATGAGCGCCATTGACTTCAATATGTCGATTGAGCGGGAGGCTGATCCAAAGGGGGATCGGGTGAAGATTGCGATGTCGGGGAAGTTTCTGCCGTTCAAGCGGTTCTAG
- a CDS encoding DUF6982 domain-containing protein, producing the protein MSSSQKKVIVRRFAGDVTPGYLPLNAFVRQDAATPRVDLLDLSGRVISLHLNDIKTISYVRDFNLNDTVNPERLARRTFLARPRTEGLWVRLTFRGGDLLEGLAPTDLSLLSNAIEDIGLHLTPPDIRSNTQRIFVPRSAITDLQLIAVITTPSRKKPLPTEEAPSLQDTLFETLPPNSRPN; encoded by the coding sequence ATGTCCAGCTCGCAAAAAAAAGTAATCGTAAGGCGCTTCGCCGGAGACGTCACCCCCGGCTATCTCCCCCTTAACGCCTTCGTCCGCCAAGACGCCGCCACCCCGCGCGTCGACCTCCTCGACCTTAGCGGCCGCGTCATCTCCCTCCACCTCAACGACATCAAAACCATCAGCTACGTCCGCGACTTCAACCTCAACGACACCGTCAACCCCGAACGCCTCGCCCGCCGCACCTTCCTCGCCCGTCCCCGCACCGAAGGTCTCTGGGTGCGACTCACCTTCCGCGGCGGCGATCTCCTCGAAGGACTAGCCCCCACCGACCTCTCCCTGCTCTCCAACGCCATCGAGGACATCGGCCTTCACCTCACCCCACCCGACATCCGCTCCAACACCCAGCGCATCTTCGTCCCACGCTCCGCCATCACCGATCTCCAACTGATCGCCGTCATCACCACCCCCTCGCGCAAAAAGCCCCTCCCCACCGAAGAAGCCCCCTCCCTACAGGACACCCTCTTCGAAACCCTCCCCCCAAACTCCCGCCCCAACTAA
- a CDS encoding copper resistance protein CopC → MSKQPQISRSTYLPVRLLLLVALLALSIPSNAQGCTQCRDNTAATPPQTQAAYRHAIELMVATAGSIFLATVFLLKKPR, encoded by the coding sequence TTGTCCAAACAACCACAAATCTCCCGAAGCACCTACCTGCCAGTAAGGCTTCTCCTCCTCGTCGCCTTATTGGCACTCTCCATCCCCTCCAACGCGCAAGGCTGCACCCAGTGCCGCGACAACACCGCCGCCACACCCCCACAAACCCAGGCCGCCTACCGCCACGCCATCGAACTCATGGTCGCAACCGCAGGCAGCATCTTCCTCGCAACCGTCTTCCTGCTCAAAAAGCCCCGTTAG
- the lpxD gene encoding UDP-3-O-(3-hydroxymyristoyl)glucosamine N-acyltransferase — MSTSLTLAALAHHLGATLQGNPEALITGVASIETAGPGELTFVANPKYAALARTTRAAAILVEPSFPEVEAATLRLKNPYLAFARAIELFYTPPAYAPGIHPTAVVAPTARIGKHAHIGAYAVVSDHVVLGDHATLLPHVVLYPHVRAGDHLFAHAHAIVREHCQLGDHVTLQNGVVIGADGFGFAKQTDGSWYKIVQSGPTVLEDHVEVQANACIDRASIGETRIHAGAKIDNLVQVGHGSTVGQNTLLCSQVGLAGSTTVGKNVILAGQVGVAGHCTIGDGAIATAQSGIPNDVAPGKVVSGYPAIDNRQWLRSVALFNRLPELIRDLRSFSNTKK; from the coding sequence ATGAGCACCTCCCTCACCCTGGCCGCACTCGCCCATCATTTAGGAGCCACATTACAAGGCAATCCCGAAGCCCTGATCACCGGAGTCGCCTCCATAGAAACCGCCGGTCCGGGTGAACTCACCTTCGTAGCCAATCCCAAATACGCCGCCCTCGCCCGCACCACCCGAGCCGCTGCCATCCTCGTAGAACCATCCTTCCCCGAAGTCGAAGCCGCCACCCTCCGTCTCAAAAACCCCTACCTCGCCTTCGCCCGCGCCATCGAGCTCTTCTACACTCCCCCCGCCTACGCTCCCGGCATCCACCCTACCGCCGTCGTCGCCCCCACTGCGCGTATCGGCAAGCACGCCCACATCGGTGCCTACGCCGTCGTCTCCGACCACGTCGTCCTCGGCGACCACGCCACCCTGCTCCCCCACGTCGTCCTCTACCCCCACGTCCGCGCCGGAGACCATCTCTTCGCCCACGCCCACGCCATTGTCCGTGAGCACTGTCAGCTAGGCGACCACGTCACCCTCCAGAACGGCGTCGTCATCGGAGCTGACGGCTTCGGCTTCGCCAAACAAACCGACGGAAGCTGGTACAAGATCGTCCAATCCGGCCCCACCGTCCTCGAAGACCACGTCGAAGTCCAGGCCAACGCCTGCATCGACCGAGCCTCCATCGGCGAAACCCGCATTCACGCCGGAGCCAAAATCGACAACCTCGTCCAGGTAGGCCACGGCTCTACCGTCGGCCAAAACACCCTCCTCTGCTCCCAGGTCGGCCTCGCCGGGTCTACCACCGTCGGCAAAAACGTCATCCTCGCCGGACAAGTCGGCGTAGCTGGCCACTGCACCATTGGTGATGGAGCCATCGCCACAGCTCAAAGTGGCATCCCAAATGATGTAGCTCCAGGCAAAGTCGTCAGCGGCTATCCAGCAATCGATAACCGCCAGTGGCTTCGATCCGTAGCTCTCTTCAACCGGTTACCGGAGCTCATACGGGACCTACGCTCCTTTAGTAATACGAAAAAGTGA